The following DNA comes from Methanothermus fervidus DSM 2088.
TCTAATCTTAGTGAGTGTCCATGAACAGATTTTCCTCTAATCCCTGTTCTAGCTGGATCAAAAAACTCTGTTTCTATTAATTCTTTAGCTATTTTTTCAACGTCTCTCTCTCTAGCTTCAATTATTTGTCTTCCTGATAAAGTACCAGCATCTGCACCTCTGTATCTCCATAAATATGCTCTTGATCTAATATATGGTTGTGCTGGTGCAAAATACACAGAATCTGTAAATTGTACATATCTGACTCTATCTCCAGCTTTTGCACCTTCAGTTGGTTCAACAATGTCTTTTATTGGATCTTCTGGCTCATCTAATTCTTCAAGTGGAGGATGAACACTTGGATATTCTTCACCAGGGGCTCTATGTCCTAATATCCTAACTACATCTTCATCTGAAATTTCTCTCAATTTTTCTAATTCTGCATCTGGGTTCATAAATTTCCTTCTATTTTCAGCTATTTTCGTAGATCCAGGATAGAATTGGGCCATATCTAAACACCTCCTAATTTAATACTCCAAACGTGTTAAAACATTAAGCCATTTTTTAACTTTATTAACAATTTCATCTAATTTCTCCTGGGGGCAGGTTTCGCCTCTCACAACCCCACTTACAATGTCTACAACGATGCCTTTTGTTTGAGGTTTATCAGGCATTACTGCACGCGTCTTAACACCGATTTTTGCAAAATCTTCAAAATCTACTGGATATTCACACACAATAATGCAAGGAACATCGACGTTCCTTAGTATTAAACGAGCCTTGTAGATTATGTGATATCTGACAGCTCCCAAATGTACCAAAGCCAATTTATGTCTTCCTATTTGTTCTGCCTCTTCAGGAGTAATTCCAAAAAGCCCTCCCGCCCCAGCCTCAGGTGCATCACTTGGAACTCCAGCTCCAGCATTTAATACCAAAGTACTTACCTTTATATCATTTTCTCGCAATGCAAAGGTTATTTCACAAATGGGTTTAGTTATATGTCTTCTTCCTGGTGACATTGCAACAGCTACAACATCGCCACCACATTGAGCAAATGTACCTCTTTGGGCCAAACCTCCTCCTTCACCTAGCCCCATTGTTTCCCTACAATCTACAATATGTGTTGTTCTTCCAATCATTTAATCACGTTTTTTCTTTTTTGTTTTTGGTATTATTGATACCCTATCTTTTAATCTAGCACTTTGATCTGTCATTCCTACTAACTCCGTTGGTAACTTATCAACATCCTTACCAAATTTTATAGCATCAGTCACCGTTTTTTGTCTTCTAAAGAATGTTCCTGGAATTAATTCATATTTAAATGGAAATACTTCATCGCAAACTTCTTTAATTTTTTCCATTGTCTTTTTATCTTCTATTTCTACAAATATTCTCCCTGTTTTAACTTTAAGTTCTATATCCTGACCTTTTACATTTATAACTCGTCTATCAGGGTGTTCTCCTGCTGGTAATCTTTGACCTTGTATTATCATTCTTTTTATACCTTCAATCTCCCCAAGCTTATTCAACAATTTTTCAGTTGTCTCAGCACTGAGGAGTCGATGTGGAAATATCTCTACATCCATTTCCTGCCCCCAGGATCCACAGTTAGCTTTATACTTTATCTTTTATTTCGGCTGCAGCCTCTACAACATATTTTAATGGCTCTCTAAATTCATCTACTTTACTAAACACGTCTTTTATTAATCCTGAAGTTAATTCTGGTGAAAACATTTGTGTTCCAGCATCTAATGCCATTGCAGCGGCAACACAAGGAATTGCAAATCCTTTACTATGCCTTGTCACAATGTGGTTTCCATTAAATATTCCAGGTCCTCCACCACCATAGATTGAGTGACTGAAGAATGAGAAACCTACAGCTGTACCTTCTGCCCTTCCAAAATCAACGCCAGGCAGGCCAGTTTCAAATTCAATAATGTCATTGTAGTAAAGAATTGTTGACGATACACCTTGAGCTGCTCTTGCAGCTCCTTGATTAACAATTGTAGCTGCTACTAATCCAGCTGCAGCATATGCATTCCATAATGCCAAATCATCTGTACCATATACCTTATATCCATTTAATTCTTTTTCAACTTTTATTACACCATCTTCTTTTGCTCTTTCAACAACGTCCTCAACAACTGATCCAACTGTTCCATCCTTTCCATTAGCTTTAACTAAATCATATACCAAATTATCAGCGTTTAAGCCCTGATATGCTAGACCAAGTAAATGCAATCTTTCAAATTTTCCAACAGCGTCTCCCATTTCAAACATTGCCGTATGTTCTAGAATTGAAGATAAAGCTACAGCCTGCAATGTATTTTTAAGTGTTGCTGCTACTATGTGATTAACTAAAATGTTTCTTAATGCGTATCCAGGTCCTTCTAATTTTTGAGGTATATCTAACATTGTAGCAATGTTTCCACCGACGTATTCTACAGATTGTGGATATCTTCCCAATACAGCAGCTTTAACCATGTTTGCATCATAGATGCTAATGTCACATACATCAATTATTGATTGTATAAATGCTGATGCTGTAACAAGAGGTGCAACAGAGTATTCAGCAGCAGATTCTAATCTTGATGAAGGTACTTTAACTAAAGCTCTTTTACCATCATGTAGTAACTCTACAACTGTATCATCGCCCTCTTCCACTTGAATCATTTCTTTGGCTTTTTCAGCAATTGCTTCAGCATTATCTATGACATCAACATCAAGTTCTCTACCAGGTATGTGACAACCAGAACCTCCAACTTTTGCGCTTCTTAATGCATTTTCAATTCCTTCTAAATTTACAGCAACTGTTCTTTTGATGTCATGTATAATTTTCTTTATTGCTGTATTTCGCAATGGACTTAAAGCCTCAATAGGTACTTGTTCTTCAACTAAGTTTCCCCTATCATCATACAAATCTACTTTATCTTCATATTTTGGCATTAATTAACCTCCTTTTTAAATATCTTTTTGTGAATAATTGTATAAATTACATATTTAATGAAATTTTCTTTTACAGTCAAGTAGAAAAATATATAAGTGCAGAAAAATGATTATATATTAGAGTTACTCCTAAAACTGTCTCATATTTTTTATTTCAATAGTATTATTACAACTACATAAAAGTGAAAAAAATGCAAATAATTGCAGATGTTGGAGGTAGGCCAGGCAAAGATTGCGGAGGCTTTTGCAAGTATTGTTACTTTAGAAATGTAGGTAAATTTAAACCATTTGGATGTAAAAATTGTCCACCAGGCAAAATAGGATGTAAAGTTTGTACAAAAGAAATAGCAGAACTTAACAATGGTTTTTTACCTCCAGCGTTTGTAATATCAAATATTCAATCAAGCCTTCTTATGTATGGACACAAAAAAGATGTAAAGATTAATATTAGTGGTGGTGGAGACGTCAGCTGTTATCCATATCTTCTTGATTTAACAAGAGAAATAAACAATTTAGGTTTACCCATACATCTTGGATATACAAGTGGTAAAGGAATCGATGATGCAAGAATAGCATATGAATTAATAGATAATGGCGTAGATGAGGTAACTTTTACAGTATTTTCTGTAAATCCCAAATTAAGAAAAGAATGGATGTCAGATAGAAAACCAGAAGAATCTCTAAAAGCATTGAAAATATTTTGCGAAAATATAGAGGTTCATTGTGCTGCAGTGATAATACCTGGTGTAAATGATGGTGAGGAGTTATATAAGACTTGCGCCAAGCTGGAAGAATGGGGAGCTGAAGGATTTATATTGATGAGATTTGCAAACTATAAAAACCAAGGATTAATTTTAGGCAATGGGCCAATAATTAAAGGAGTTGAACCACATACATTGGAAGAATTTTCTGAATTAGTTAAAAAATTAGACAAAGAGTTTGATTTGAGGATAACTGGTACTCCCTTGTGTGATCCAAAAAATGGTGCACCATTTGCACTTTCACGTGAAGAAAATAAAGAATTTTTAAAAATATTACCAAAAATAAAAGGAGAGGCTACAATATTAACAAGTAAAATAGCTGCCCCATATATATATAAAATAATTAAAAATTTAGGTGCAGAAGACAAAGTGAATGTATATCCAACAAAAAAAGATATAGGATGTTTAATTACACGTGAAGACCTCAAAGACGTTGATTTATCTAAAATCAAAGACACTGTAATAATTCCAGGACGTGCGTTAGTTCATGACATGGAAGCAGAAAAAATCCTTAGTAAAGATGGAAATAAAAGAATCGTAGTTAGAGGACCTGACAGATTGTCAGTTGATGGTGAAATGAGTGGGACAATGTCAGAGTATGATGTAATAGAAACTGAAATGGAGGCATGGTACGAGTTAATTAATATAATAAACTTCTATGGGTTAAACCATGAATACCATAGTTATAAGCCCTGAATTCTACAATTATGGATCATTAGTTGTTGCAGGTATACTTAAGAATTTAAAACATAAAGTGAATTATTTTAAAGGATTTAAAAATAAAATAAATGCAGATATTACTTTTATAAGTCTCCAATCTACAATTCATCTTCTCAAATACCAAAAAAATATAAATTCAATTGATTCTTTTAAAGTTGTAGGTGGACCAGTAACAATGGATCCTAGCATGGTCTTTAAGTATTTGGATGTAGATGCTGTGATGGTAGGGGAAGCTGAAAACAAATTAGAAAATTTTATGAGAAAATTTGAAGAAAATAAATTAGATGAAATTGAAGGAGTAATATTAAAAGATCAAAAAGATGAAATTCCTAAAATGATACATTCTAATTCTTTGGATAGACCCCTACCATATATACCTCCAGACATCAAAAATGAAAATATAAGGGGCGCCAATGTTTACATAGAAACTCACAGAGGATGTCCTGGTAACTGCGGGTTTTGTCAAGTACCAAAATTTTTTGGAAGAGAAGTGAGAAGTAGAAAATTAAATGAAATTGTAAATGAAGTAAAAGAATTCGTAAAAATGGGTGCTAGGAGAATTGCCATAAGTGGGGGCACAGGAACTTTATATGGATGCAAAAAATTCAAAGAAATCAATGAAGAAGCTTTTATAGAGTTATTAAAAAATTTGAGTAAAATTACAGGAAAAGAAAACTTAACAATACCTGATATACGTGTAGATACAGTTTCACCAGAAATAATGGAGGCTATAAGTAAATACACAAATGGATGGGTATTTTATGGAATAGAATCTGGCAGTGAAAAAATTTTAAAGAAAATGAATAAAGGCATCAAAATAGAAACAGTTTATGAAGCTGTAGAACTAGCTAGAGAACATGGTGTTAAAGTTGCTGGATCATTTATAGTAGGGTATCCTGGTGAAACAGAAGATGATTTTGAGGCTACATTAAGTTTAGCTGATGATTTAATGTTAGATGATTATTTTGTAAGTATAGCTGAACCAATTCCAGGTACTCCTCTTGCTGAAGAAGTTAAAAACCTTCCACTAGATAAAAATCCTGTATTTATGGAAGTAAATGATACAAATGTTTCAACAATTGCTGAGTTTAGAGCATTGAAGCTCATGCTGGATTCATATGTTTTTAGGAAAATACCAATGCCTATGACTGAAAAGTTATTTAACATGATTTTAAAAGAAGTCAAATCACAATCAAAACATATAAAAACCGTAACTTACATGATTAAAGACATGATTTAACTTTTAGCTTTAACAGCGTTTTTTATTATTTCTTCTAAGGAACTTCCTTCAGCTTTCACAATTTTACATTCAGGTAACAAAAATTCTAAATTTTTAGATGGATTTTTAATAGCCAAAATGTCTATATTTTCTGATTTTAAAAATTTTGCAGCTTTTATTCCTTTCTTCTTCTCTACTTTGGCTCCGGGATTTTCTTTCATTTCAATCTTTGTTATTTTATTATCTACAATTTTAGCTATAGCAAAATGAGAAGCTTTACCAAGATGTCCACTTACTTCACCATTTTTTAAAGGCACTGCAACAATTTTATAATTTTTTTCAAATGCCTCTGTTTGAATTGTTAAAATATCAACAGATTTTATTTCATCTTTAACCTTATCTTTTACCTTTAATATAATCTTATGTGCATCTTTAATTGTCTTCTCTGGATCTAGCTCCAGATGCATCTCACCAAAAATATATGGCCCACATCTTCTAAGTCTTATTGCATGTGCACCTCTAACACCATCAACCTTTTCTGCAATATTCTTTATCTTATTTATTATCTTTGGATCGATTCCTGCATCTAAAAGTGCAAGTATATCTGCTTTACATAACTCAATACCCATATGAAAAATTAAAATTGAAATTATAATACCTGCTAGACCTTCTATCCATTCATAACCAAAAAATGAGGATAAAATACCTATGAATACAATTAAAGATGAAAAAGTGTCGATTAAGCTATGTTTTCCATCGTTTATAAGTGCTTGAGATCCTATTTTTTTACCAATCTTCTCTTTATAAATAGCTAGAATATAACATATAATTGCAGATAAAAGTGCAATTACTATACCAATAGTAGGATACTTTAATGTATGGGGGTTTATGATACTTTTAATAGATTCATACATTATTTCAATTCCTGCCACCAGGATTAAAACCGATACCACAAAAGAAACAAAGGTTTCAACTTTGTAATATCCATATGGAAATCTCTGATTTGGTTTACGTTGAGAAATTTTTAATCCTAAATATACAGCCAAAGAAGAAAAGACATCGGAAAACGAATGCATAGCATCCGCTATTAAAGATATACTACCTGAAATATAACCAACAGCGCCTTTAACAACTGTTAAAAATAAATTTATATAAGTAGAATATTTTGCAACCTTTTCCCCTCTCTTTAAGTTCATTCTACCACATTATTAACTCAAATCTAATTTATTTTTAATTTTTTCTATTATTTCAAAAAACTTCTTAGAGATTTTTGAGTCTGGGTATTTTTCAATGACTGGAGCTCCATCGTTTAAAGCCTCTATATTTTTAATATCTAATGGTATCGAACCAAGATATGGAATAGAATATTCTTTTGCTAATTCCTTTCCATTTCCTTTACCAAAAATACGGGTTTCTTCACCACATTTTGGACATACAAAACTACACATATTTTCTACAATTCCTATAACTTCCATATTTAATTCTTTTACCATGTTTATGCACTTTTTAACATCGTCTATAGCCACTGATTGAGGTGTGGTGACAATTATCACTCCATCAAGATTAGATATAGATTGCAATACTGTTAATGGCTCATCTCCAGTACCTGGAGGATTATCTACAACTAAAACATCAAGATTTCCCCATTTTACATCAGAAAGTAACTGTCTAATGGCACCTGTTTTTTTTGGACCTCTCCATATAACCGGTAGATCATGGGAAGGAAGTAAATATTGCATTGAAACAACTTTTAAATTATTTCTTTTTAGAGGAATTATACCTTCTTTATCAACCATTAAATTACCGTCTAACCCTAATATTCTTGGAACATTAGGGCCATGGATATCTGCATCTAGCAATCCCACCTTAAAATCTTTACTTAAACCTTCTGCAATGTTTACAGCAACTGTGGATTTTCCAACTCCTCCTTTCCCACTCATAATTGCTATCTTATGTTTTATTTTGTTCATTGCTTTACTTATTTTTATATCTTGCTCCATTAATTTTTTAGCTTTATTTTCGTCCAAATCTTCCACCTCCTCTATGTAAAATTCCCTTACATCCACATACTGGACATATCTTTATCTCTTCAGGCCATTCAGATTTACATTTTTTACATACATACTTTTTTTCTTCAATTATGTATTTTCCTCCACTTACAACTATCATTTTTCCCTCTATTATTGCTTCAGCAATTTTTGAACGTGCAGAAGTCAATATCCTATGAAATGTTGGTTGTGATACGTTCATTACTTTAGCAGCTTCTTCTTGTTTCATTCCCAAATAATCTTTAAGCCTTATAGCTTCCAATTCTTCTATTTCCATCTTTACAACTTCTTCTGTTGCCCAGGGAGGACAGGGACCAAAACTTTTAACTCTAGGTTTCTCAATAACCCTCCGAAACCTTCTTGGCCTTGGCATTTTTTCACCCAAAACATTATGAATAAATATTTATAATCCAGAATAAAAAGTTTATGATGATGAAAGTAGCTGTAGTTACAGATGGTAGATATGGTGAAAGAAGCTATAAAACAATAAAAAAATATTTTGATTGTAAGATTGTAAAGATGAAATGTCCTTCAGAAGCATTTTTAGATGATGTTGAGATCCCCAACAATGTATTTAAAAAATTAAAAGATACAGAGATAATTTTAATTTATATATTACATCCTGATGTAATTTATGAGCTTGTTAGAAGGATAAGTGATGGTAAAAAATGGATTATAGTAGCTTCATGGGATGGAAAAGGATTCAAAAAACAATTACAAGCATTTAAAAATGTTATATGTCCTGATTTAATGTGTAATATTAGAAAAATTGGTGACAAAACTTTTGATAAATTTGCATCTAAAATTGGGAAACCTAAAGTTGAAATTAAAATAAAAAATGGCAAATTAAAAGATATAAAAGTATTGAGGACTTCACCATGTGGGGCGACATTGTTTGTTGCTAACTACATTAAAAAGAAGTATATTAATAAAAAAATAACTAAAGATTTACCTCGTGAAGCTGGTTTTAAAGTTCAACATTATCCCTGTATGGCACCTAAAATCAATATTCTTGTTGACAATGAATGTAAAAAACAATTTGCATCTGAATTACACAAAGAAGCATTTGAAAAAGCATTAAAGAATTTTTAAATTATATTTAATTTAATTTTATTTAAGAAAATTTTATATATTTTGATTAAAAAAATTGATTTTGTGTAATAAAAATTTTTTAATTATTGAGAAGAGGTGGTATTGAATGCATATTCCAGATGGATATATTCCTTTGTGGCAGTGTGCTATCTACTATATTATAGCAATTGTGGCAGTGGCTTACTCTCTTAAGTGGTCTGCCAGAAATCTTACAGAAAGAAATATTCCATTGTTTGCAGTACTAGCTGCAGGTATATTTGCTGTGATGTCTTTTAATGTTCCAATCCCTTGGGGTACTAGTGGTCATATGGTTGGTGCAGCACTTGTAGCAATTGTATTTGCTAGTCCATGGGCAGCAATACTTTTAATTTCAATAGTGTTGCTGTTACAGGCACTTATTTTTGGAGATGGTGGTATAACAGCTTTAGGTGCAAATATTTTAAACATGGGTATACTAGGAGGATTTGTAGGTTACTATACATTTAAGGCATTAGTGAAATACAACAAACCAATAGCTATTTTCTTAGCAGGATGGTTATCAATATTTCTTGCAGCAATTTTATGTGCAATTGAACTAGCGTTAGCAGGCAAATTCCCAATAAACCTAGGACTTACATTTATGGGACTGTTCCATGCAGTAATTGGTATAATAGAAGGTGTCTTGACATTGATAGTAATCCTTGCAATTGAAAGAATACGTCCGGATTTAATAGTTTGGAAAAAAGCTCCAGAGGAGGCTGCAACAGAATGAAAGACACTCACAAAATCATAATAGTTGGTCTAGTAATTTCATTAATAATATGTTGTCTTTCACCATTTTTAGCATCTCAAAATCCTGATGGTCTAGAAAAAACAGCTGAACTAGTGAAAGCTGGTGAAGGAACAAGATTCCATCAACCTCCAATGCCTGATTATGAAATACCAGGATTAGGAACTATTGGTTCTGTATTGGCATTAGTGATAGGTACAATTATTGTATTTGCTATCGCCTATGGAGTAGCAATCGTTGCAGGTAAAAGAAAAGCTTAATTTTCTCCTTTTTTATTTTTTAGAGACATGACAGGCATTGATGATATTATATTCATTGAGAAAGATGCAAAAAAGAATAGCCCCATACATAATCTTGATCCAAGAGTGAAATTAATAATTTTTATTTTTTTAGTTGTTTATGCTGTTCATACACAATCATTTTATGTTTTAATTGCACTAGAATTGTATCTTTTCCTACTTATTTTTATATCTAAATTAGATTTCATAACTTTTTTAAAGAGATTACTTTTAGTTCTTCCATTTGGTGGTTTTATTGCTATTTTTCAAATTTTCATTAGACCAGGACATATATTACTTTCATTGCCCCTCGGAATCCACATAACTTTTGAAGGATTAGTATATGGGACTTTTCTTTTATTAAAGTTGATAACTTGTGTTACCTCAGTTCTCATGCTTTCATCAACAACGCCACTTCAAGATTTAGTTGAGGCTGGAAAAAGACTACACCTTCCTCCACTTTTTATGATGTTGATAAGCATAACAGTGAGATACTTATTTTATTTTTATGAGAAATTTGTAACAATTACAAATGCACAAAAATCAAGATGTTTTAGTATTTGGAATAAAAATTTACCATATCTTCTTAGATTAAGAAAAATTGGGGAAACAATAGCTATAGTTTTTCTCAAAGCATATGAACAAGGTGAAAAAGTATATTTAAGTATGTTAAGTCGTGGCTATAATGAAGAGAGTATCAGTAATTATCATACTCATGTGAAATTAAAAATGAGTGATTATATTTTTATAATAAGTAATGTTGCTTTAGTTTTGTTTCTAGAAATTGTTTCACTATTCATAATTTAAATATCCTTCATTGTATAATTTTTGTAGGTCTGAGGCATGCATCAATTCATAAATAGCATATGGATTGTTAAAATAGGGTTCAATCATACCTTTTATTACATAATAATATGCTCCAAATCTTCCATAATATTTCCAGGTTATTTGTACATATAGAGGGAAACCACAACCTTGATTTATCAATGGATTTCCTTCACGTACAGTCCCATGATAAAACATTGGAATTGGTCCTTCTTGTCCATTTTCTTTTGCAATTTCCATTACATAATTCATTGCTTCATCTAATGTATCAAACTCATATCCATCAGCTCTATACCTATATTTATTTTCAGGAATTCCAAATAAAAACGTCTGTATAACTTCTTGCCAATCTATATTTGTACGCATACCTCTATTATCTATAAATGCAAGATTTATAACTGTAATGTCTCCTTCTTTATAATGTGCATAACCAGATGCTCCTGCATAATGAACAACTAAGACACATTTTGATCCCATCCTTCTTGCATAATCTGCAGCTACTTTTGATTGTGGATGTCCTGGATACATATCTGGATTTGCTAATTTAACAATTCCTAAGCGTCCTACGGGTTTTACAGGAGCTAAAGTACCATGAATATATAAATAAATCCCAAAAATCATGAAGACCATGAAGAATATACTTGTCTTTCTCATTAAAACACCTAAATAAAATAATTAAGAAATTCTTACTATCACCTCCTTTTAAATATTATGGTTTTGCAATATTTTCTAATTTTTTTGTATTGATAGTGTTGCTAGGTATGTAATGCCATGGTACCGGCGTGGATTCGGAGTGCCTATTTAGGCTCGATGAAGAATCGCACTCCAGCCATGGCAACAAAATTGGTGAGAGCCTGAGTGAATAACTCAGGCTTGATCATAGGTCCCACGGGTGCTGGTAAAGTCCCAAAGGAATCCCCCGCCAACTCCGTTTGATCCTAGCGGAGGCCACTGCTATGGGGGTCCGACTAAGCCATGCAAGTCGAACGGGCCTTGTGCCCGTGGCGAACGGCTCAGTAACACGTGGACAACCTACCCTGGGGTCCGGGATAACCCCGGGAAACTGGGGCTAATCCCGGATAGGCGAGGTCTCCTGGAATGGGGCCTCGCCGAAAGGTCTTTTGACCGCCCCAGGATGGATCTGCGGCCGATTAGGTAGTTGGTAGGGTAACGGCCTACCAAGCCTACGATCGGTACGGGTTGTGAGAGCAAGAGCCCGGAGACGGGGCCTGAGACAAGGCCCCGGGCCCTACGGGGCGCAGCAGGCGCGAAAACTCCGCAATGCGCGAAAGCGCGACGGGGGGACCCCCAGTGCCACTCCGTAAGGAGTGGCTTTTCCGGAGTGTAAAAAGCTCCGGGAATAAGGGCTGGGCAAGACCGGTGCCAGCCGCCGCGGTAACACCGGCAGCCCGAGTGGTGGCCGCGTTTATTGGGCCTAAAGCGTCCGTAGCCGGTCCGGTAAGTCTCCGGTGAAAGCCCGCAGCTCAACTGCGGGAGTAGCCGGAGATACTGCCGGACTTGGGGCCGGGAGAGGCCGGAGGTACCCCCGGGGTAGGGGTGAAATCCTGTAATCCCGGGGGGACCACCTGTGGCGAAGGCGTCCGGCTGGAACGGGCCCGACGGTGAGGGACGAAAGCCAGGGGAGCGAACCGGATTAGATACCCGGGTAGTCCTGGCCGTAAACGATGCGGACTTGGTGTTGGGGCAACCTCGAGTTGCCCCAGTGCCGCAGGGAAGCCGTTAAGCCCGCCGCCTGGGGAGTACGGCCGCAAGGCTGAAACTTAAAGGAAATTGGCGGGGGAGCACCACAACGCGTGGAGCCTGCGGTTTAATTGGATTCAACGCCGGACACCTCACCGGGGGCGACGGCAGGATGATGGCCAGGTTGATGACCTTGCCTGACGAGCCGAGAGGAGGTGCATGGCCGCCGTCAGCTCGTACCGTGAGGCGTCCTGTTAAGTCAGGCAACGAGCGAGACCCGCGCCCCTAGTTGCCAGCGGGTCCCGTAAGGGACGCCGGGCACACTAGGGGGACCGCCAGCGATAAGCTGGAGGAAGGTGCGGGCGACGGTAGGTCCGTATGCCCCGAAACCCCGGGCTACACGCGGGCTACAATGGCCGGGACAATGGGTACCGACCCCGAAAGGGGGAGGGTAATCCCATAAACCCGGCCGTAGTTCGG
Coding sequences within:
- a CDS encoding cobalt ABC transporter, inner membrane subunit CbiQ (COGs: COG0619 ABC-type cobalt transport system permease component CbiQ and related transporter~InterPro IPR012809: IPR003339~KEGG: mth:MTH1705 cobalt transport membrane protein~PFAM: cobalt transport protein~SPTR: O27740 Cobalt transport membrane protein~TIGRFAM: cobalt ABC transporter, inner membrane subunit CbiQ~PFAM: Cobalt transport protein~TIGRFAM: cobalt ABC transporter, permease protein CbiQ), producing the protein MTGIDDIIFIEKDAKKNSPIHNLDPRVKLIIFIFLVVYAVHTQSFYVLIALELYLFLLIFISKLDFITFLKRLLLVLPFGGFIAIFQIFIRPGHILLSLPLGIHITFEGLVYGTFLLLKLITCVTSVLMLSSTTPLQDLVEAGKRLHLPPLFMMLISITVRYLFYFYEKFVTITNAQKSRCFSIWNKNLPYLLRLRKIGETIAIVFLKAYEQGEKVYLSMLSRGYNEESISNYHTHVKLKMSDYIFIISNVALVLFLEIVSLFII
- a CDS encoding protein of unknown function DUF134 (COGs: COG1342 DNA-binding protein~InterPro IPR002852~KEGG: mth:MTH1178 hypothetical protein~PFAM: protein of unknown function DUF134~SPTR: O27246 UPF0251 protein MTH_1178~PFAM: Protein of unknown function DUF134), whose amino-acid sequence is MPRPRRFRRVIEKPRVKSFGPCPPWATEEVVKMEIEELEAIRLKDYLGMKQEEAAKVMNVSQPTFHRILTSARSKIAEAIIEGKMIVVSGGKYIIEEKKYVCKKCKSEWPEEIKICPVCGCKGILHRGGGRFGRK
- a CDS encoding Protein of unknown function DUF166 (COGs: COG1810 conserved hypothetical protein~InterPro IPR003745~KEGG: mth:MTH1356 hypothetical protein~PFAM: Protein of unknown function DUF166~SPTR: O27409 Conserved protein~PFAM: Uncharacterized ArCR, COG1810), whose product is MKVAVVTDGRYGERSYKTIKKYFDCKIVKMKCPSEAFLDDVEIPNNVFKKLKDTEIILIYILHPDVIYELVRRISDGKKWIIVASWDGKGFKKQLQAFKNVICPDLMCNIRKIGDKTFDKFASKIGKPKVEIKIKNGKLKDIKVLRTSPCGATLFVANYIKKKYINKKITKDLPREAGFKVQHYPCMAPKINILVDNECKKQFASELHKEAFEKALKNF
- a CDS encoding cobalamin (vitamin B12) biosynthesis CbiM protein (COGs: COG0310 ABC-type Co2+ transport system permease component~InterPro IPR002751~KEGG: mth:MTH1707 cobalt transport protein CbiM~PFAM: cobalamin (vitamin B12) biosynthesis CbiM protein~SPTR: O27742 Cobalamin biosynthesis protein M~PFAM: Cobalt uptake substrate-specific transmembrane region~TIGRFAM: cobalamin biosynthesis protein CbiM) — encoded protein: MHIPDGYIPLWQCAIYYIIAIVAVAYSLKWSARNLTERNIPLFAVLAAGIFAVMSFNVPIPWGTSGHMVGAALVAIVFASPWAAILLISIVLLLQALIFGDGGITALGANILNMGILGGFVGYYTFKALVKYNKPIAIFLAGWLSIFLAAILCAIELALAGKFPINLGLTFMGLFHAVIGIIEGVLTLIVILAIERIRPDLIVWKKAPEEAATE
- a CDS encoding conserved hypothetical protein (KEGG: mfe:Mefer_0541 hypothetical protein~SPTR: C5U5F7 Cobalt transport protein CbiN), whose protein sequence is MKDTHKIIIVGLVISLIICCLSPFLASQNPDGLEKTAELVKAGEGTRFHQPPMPDYEIPGLGTIGSVLALVIGTIIVFAIAYGVAIVAGKRKA
- a CDS encoding conserved hypothetical protein (KEGG: mth:MTH1777 hypothetical protein~SPTR: O27805 Putative uncharacterized protein) gives rise to the protein MRKTSIFFMVFMIFGIYLYIHGTLAPVKPVGRLGIVKLANPDMYPGHPQSKVAADYARRMGSKCVLVVHYAGASGYAHYKEGDITVINLAFIDNRGMRTNIDWQEVIQTFLFGIPENKYRYRADGYEFDTLDEAMNYVMEIAKENGQEGPIPMFYHGTVREGNPLINQGCGFPLYVQITWKYYGRFGAYYYVIKGMIEPYFNNPYAIYELMHASDLQKLYNEGYLNYE